A window of Apodemus sylvaticus chromosome 9, mApoSyl1.1, whole genome shotgun sequence contains these coding sequences:
- the LOC127692993 gene encoding protein-lysine methyltransferase METTL21E, whose amino-acid sequence MDFTVTHNVTHKETHKETRDYDDDKQVVAEIMARTFIPTLITTVSWEGFHFAGHEIQITEGKDCYGAFVWPSALVLCYFLETHAKQYNMVDKNVIEIGAGTGLVSIVASLLGARVIATDLPELLGNLQYNISRNTKMKCKHLPQVKELSWGVALDRDFPRSSNNFDYILAADVVYAHPFLEELLMTFDHLCKETTIILWVMRFRLEKENKFVDKFKELFDLEEISSFPSLNIKLYKAKKKNRWSA is encoded by the exons agacTAGAGACTATGATGATGACAAGCAGGTGGTCGCAGAGATCATGGCAAGAACCTTTATTCCAACTCTGATAACGACTGTTTCGTGGGAAGGCTTTCATTTTGCTGGCCATGAGATTCAGATTACTGAAGGCAAAGATTGTTATGGTGCATTTGTCTGGCCATCG GCCCTTGTTCTATGCTATTTTCTGGAAACACATGCCAAGCAATATAACATGGTTGATAAAAATGTGATTGAAATTGGAGCTGGGACAGGACTTGTCTCCATTGTGGCAAGCTTACTTG GTGCTCGTGTGATTGCTACAGACTTACCTGAATTACTGGGAAACCTGCAATATAATATTTCCAGAAACACCAAAATGAAATGCAAGCATTTGCCTCAAGTCAAAGAACTATCCTGGGGAGTAGCGTTAGACAGGGATTTCCCCAGGTCTTCCAATAACTTTGACTACATCCTGGCAGCAGATGTTGTCTATGCCCATCCATTCCTGGAGGAGCTTCTCATGACCTTTGATCATCTCTGCAAAGAAACTACCATTATCCTCTGGGTTATGAGATTCAggctggagaaagaaaataaatttgtagaTAAATTTAAAGAGCTGTTTGACCTGGAAGAAATTTCTAGTTTTCCTAGCCTGAATATTAAGTtatacaaagctaagaagaaaaaTCGGTGGAGTGCATAG